A genomic window from Apus apus isolate bApuApu2 chromosome 26, bApuApu2.pri.cur, whole genome shotgun sequence includes:
- the ZMIZ2 gene encoding zinc finger MIZ domain-containing protein 2 isoform X3, with protein MTSMNPMKPTLPPAPHGDGSFAYEAVPWQPSTNQPAGSLSVVTTVWGVSNTSQSQVFGSPMGPGGSSSSTPLLPGMASTGSGMSSPPFLPQQPFAEGAPGKGYVQPGVYGRSTYSSGPGFAPSYAGSPGGPSGMGLPSHASRPAADFTQAAAAAAVAAAAATATATATATVAALQEKQSQELSQFGAMGTGQPFSSQFLPHAGPRGPSAMSPAGMAGVMAPSSVSPMSMSPVRAPGTSHLYGGQRVPQHAYPGPPLSQQLPRQSLKRAYSSEGYPAQQYLQGGQYAAAGAQYTASTPQPSAPSPSYPGHRLQQGMGQYLSASGNTGPYYKPAEQFNGQNTSFSTYSQAAVSGAGRALPGYSSSPLAGNPTPPMTPGSSLPPYATSGQDVKSPFLPDIKPSITSLHPSPPAGPAPGEELRLTFPVRDGVVLEPFRLQHNLAVSNHVFQLRDSVYKTLMMRPDLELQFKCYHHEDRQMNTNWPASVQVSVNATPLTIERGDNKTSHKPLYLKHVCQPGRNTIQITVTACCCSHLFVLQLVHRPSVRSVLQGLIKKRLLPAEHCITKIKRNFNSGTIPGTPGPNGEDGVEQTAIKVSLKCPITFRRIQLPARGHDCRHIQCFDLESYLQLNCERGTWRCPVCNKTALLEGLEVDQYMLGILIYIQNSEHEEITIDPTCSWKPVPVKPDLHVKEEPEGPVLKRCRTLSPTHMVLPNIMEMIAALGPSSVPFPALPPPPVAAPSDYGSAGSSFPAPGGFPEPFPTPGAPGSTTLSDFAPGPPPISYQSDIPGSLLAPEKPPLPAQLPPPGRMEPSHPSVQPGLHNPPPAQPLHHRSASTRPPLGPSGPAHAAELPFPGTTGDGPEPTLDLLPELTNPDELLSYLGPPDLPSSSNDDLLSLFESN; from the exons ATGACCTCCATGAACCCCATGAAACCCACCCTGCCTCCCGCGCCCCACGG tgatGGTTCATTTGCATACGAGGCTGTTCCTTGGCAACCAAGCACCAATCAGCCGGCGGGATCCCTCTCCGTGGTAACCACCGTCTGGGGGGTCAGCAACACCTCCCAGAGCCAG GTTTTTGGAAGCCCCATGGGACCtggagggagcagctccagcaccccGCTGCTGCCTGGTATGGCCAGCACCGGCTCAGGCATGAGCTCGCCACCGTTCCTGCCACAGCAACCCTTCGCTGAGGGGGCTCCTGGGAAGGGCTACGTGCAGCCAGGTGTCTATGGCCGCAGCACCTACTCTAGTGGGCCAGGTTTTGCCCCCAG CTACGCCGGCAGCCCTGGTGGCCCTAGTGGAATGGGGCTCCCCTCACACGCCAGCCGGCCTGCTGCTGACTTCACCCAGGCAGCTGCCGCCGCTGccgtggctgctgctgctgccacagccacgGCCACAGCCACAGCGACggtggcagcactgcaggagaagcagagccaggagctgagccAGTTTGGTGCG AtgggcacagggcagccctTCAGCAGCCAGTTCCTGCCCCATGCTGGCCCCCGTGGCCCCTCTGCCATGAGCCCTGCTGGCATGGCAGGTGTCATGGCTCCCTCCAGTGTCTCCCCTATGAGCATGAGTCCTGTGCGGGCCCCTGGCACCAGCCACCTGTATGGTGGGCAGCGGGTGCCCCAGCACGCCTACCCCGGTCCCCCCCtaagccagcagctcccccgCCAGAGCCTGAAGCGTGCGTACTCCAGCGAG GGATACCCGGCACAGCAGTACCTTCAGGGCGGGCAGTATGCTGCAGCTGGTGCCCAGTACACTGCCAGTACCCCTCAGCCCTCCGCTCCGTCCCCTTCTTACCCcggccacaggctgcagcaaggCATGGGCCAGTACCTCTCTGCCTCAGGCAACACTGGACCCTATTACAAG CCAGCTGAGCAGTTCAACGGGCAGAACACCAGCTTCAGCACCTACAGCCAGGCAGCTGTCAGCGGG GCGGGCCGGGCGCTGCCGGGCTACTCCAGCTCGCCGCTGGCTGGGAACCCCACGCCGCCCATGACGCCGGGCAGCAGCCTTCCCCCATACGCCACCTCGGGTCAGGACGTCAAGTCACCGTTCCTGCCGGACATCAAACCCAGCATCACCTCCTTGCACCCATCCCCCCCAG CAGGGCCGGCCCCGGGGGAGGAGCTGCGACTGACCTTCCCGGTGCGGGATGGGGTGGTTCTGGAGCCCTTCCGCCTGCAGCACAACCTGGCTGTCAGCAACCACGTCTTCCAGCTGCGTGACTCCGTCTACAAGACCCTGATGATGAG GCCCGACCTGGAGCTGCAGTTCAAGTGCTACCACCACGAGGACCGGCAGATGAACACCAACTGGCCGGCCTCTGTGCAGGTCAGTGTCAATGCCACGCCACTCACCATCGAGCGTGGTGACAACAAGACCTCCCACAAGCCACTCTATTTGAAGCATGTCTGCCAGCCCGGCAGGAACACCATTCAGATCACCgtcactgcctgctgctgt TCCCATCTCTTTGTCCTGCAGCTGGTGCACCGGCCCTCGGTGCgctcagtgctgcagggacTCATCAAGAAGCGCCTGCTCCCTGCTGAGCACTGCATCACCAAAA TCAAGCGCAACTTCAATAGTGGGACCATCCCAGGGACGCCGGGGCCCAACGGCGAGGATGGTGTGGAGCAGACGGCTATCAAGGTGTCCCTCAAGTGTCCCATCACCTTCCGGAGGATCCAGCTCCCAGCTAGGGGCCACGACTGCCGGCATATACAG TGCTTCGATCTTGAGTCCTACCTGCAGCTCAACTGTGAGAGGGGGACGTGGCGGTGCCCTGTCTGCAA taAGACAGCCCTGCTGGAGGGACTGGAGGTGGACCAGTACATGCTGGGCATCTTGATCTACATCCAGAA CTCGGAGCACGAGGAGATCACCATAGACCCGACCTGCAGCTGGAAACCCGTCCCAGTCAAACCTGACCTCCATGTCAAGGAGGAGCCAGAGGGGCCAGTGCTGAAGCGTTGCCGGACCCTCAGTCCCACACACATGGTGCTGCCCAACATCATGGAGATGATCGCAGCCCTGGGGCCCAGCTCGGTGCCATTCCCAGCGCTGCCACCACCCCCAGTGGCTGCTCCCTCCGACTACGGCTCTGCGG GTTCCAGCTTTCCAGCCCCTGGGGGCTTCCCCGAGCCATTCCCCACCCCTGGAGCTCCCGGGTCAACTACGCTAAGCGACTTTGCACCAGGTCCCCCCCCCATCTCCTACCAGTCTGACATCCCCGGCAGCCTCCTGGCCCCCGAGAAGCCCCCACTCCCCGCACAG CTGCCACCGCCAGGGCGGATGGAGCCATCCCACCCCTCGGTGCAGCCAGGACTGCACAACCCCCCTCCGGCACAGCCTCTGCACCACCGGAGCGCGTCCACACGGCCCCCTCTGGGTCCCTCTGGCCCAGCCCATGCTGCTGAACTCCCCTTCCCTGGCACTACAGGCGATGGGCCAGAACCCACCCTCGAT ctcctgcccgaGCTGACAAACCCCGACGAGCTCCTCTCCTACCTGGGCCCCCCTGACCTCCCTAGCAGCAGCAACGATgacctcctctccctctttgAGAGCAACTGA
- the ZMIZ2 gene encoding zinc finger MIZ domain-containing protein 2 isoform X1, producing the protein MTSMNPMKPTLPPAPHGDGSFAYEAVPWQPSTNQPAGSLSVVTTVWGVSNTSQSQVFGSPMGPGGSSSSTPLLPGMASTGSGMSSPPFLPQQPFAEGAPGKGYVQPGVYGRSTYSSGPGFAPSYAGSPGGPSGMGLPSHASRPAADFTQAAAAAAVAAAAATATATATATVAALQEKQSQELSQFGAVRAWRRVAELGSQQLPLPRHDPPLSMLQMGTGQPFSSQFLPHAGPRGPSAMSPAGMAGVMAPSSVSPMSMSPVRAPGTSHLYGGQRVPQHAYPGPPLSQQLPRQSLKRAYSSEGYPAQQYLQGGQYAAAGAQYTASTPQPSAPSPSYPGHRLQQGMGQYLSASGNTGPYYKPAEQFNGQNTSFSTYSQAAVSGAGRALPGYSSSPLAGNPTPPMTPGSSLPPYATSGQDVKSPFLPDIKPSITSLHPSPPAGPAPGEELRLTFPVRDGVVLEPFRLQHNLAVSNHVFQLRDSVYKTLMMRPDLELQFKCYHHEDRQMNTNWPASVQVSVNATPLTIERGDNKTSHKPLYLKHVCQPGRNTIQITVTACCCSHLFVLQLVHRPSVRSVLQGLIKKRLLPAEHCITKIKRNFNSGTIPGTPGPNGEDGVEQTAIKVSLKCPITFRRIQLPARGHDCRHIQCFDLESYLQLNCERGTWRCPVCNKTALLEGLEVDQYMLGILIYIQNSEHEEITIDPTCSWKPVPVKPDLHVKEEPEGPVLKRCRTLSPTHMVLPNIMEMIAALGPSSVPFPALPPPPVAAPSDYGSAGSSFPAPGGFPEPFPTPGAPGSTTLSDFAPGPPPISYQSDIPGSLLAPEKPPLPAQLPPPGRMEPSHPSVQPGLHNPPPAQPLHHRSASTRPPLGPSGPAHAAELPFPGTTGDGPEPTLDLLPELTNPDELLSYLGPPDLPSSSNDDLLSLFESN; encoded by the exons ATGACCTCCATGAACCCCATGAAACCCACCCTGCCTCCCGCGCCCCACGG tgatGGTTCATTTGCATACGAGGCTGTTCCTTGGCAACCAAGCACCAATCAGCCGGCGGGATCCCTCTCCGTGGTAACCACCGTCTGGGGGGTCAGCAACACCTCCCAGAGCCAG GTTTTTGGAAGCCCCATGGGACCtggagggagcagctccagcaccccGCTGCTGCCTGGTATGGCCAGCACCGGCTCAGGCATGAGCTCGCCACCGTTCCTGCCACAGCAACCCTTCGCTGAGGGGGCTCCTGGGAAGGGCTACGTGCAGCCAGGTGTCTATGGCCGCAGCACCTACTCTAGTGGGCCAGGTTTTGCCCCCAG CTACGCCGGCAGCCCTGGTGGCCCTAGTGGAATGGGGCTCCCCTCACACGCCAGCCGGCCTGCTGCTGACTTCACCCAGGCAGCTGCCGCCGCTGccgtggctgctgctgctgccacagccacgGCCACAGCCACAGCGACggtggcagcactgcaggagaagcagagccaggagctgagccAGTTTGGTGCGGTAAGAGCCTGGCGAcgggtggcagagctgggaagccagcagctgcccctgccccgccATGACCCCCCTCTTTCCATGCTGCAGAtgggcacagggcagccctTCAGCAGCCAGTTCCTGCCCCATGCTGGCCCCCGTGGCCCCTCTGCCATGAGCCCTGCTGGCATGGCAGGTGTCATGGCTCCCTCCAGTGTCTCCCCTATGAGCATGAGTCCTGTGCGGGCCCCTGGCACCAGCCACCTGTATGGTGGGCAGCGGGTGCCCCAGCACGCCTACCCCGGTCCCCCCCtaagccagcagctcccccgCCAGAGCCTGAAGCGTGCGTACTCCAGCGAG GGATACCCGGCACAGCAGTACCTTCAGGGCGGGCAGTATGCTGCAGCTGGTGCCCAGTACACTGCCAGTACCCCTCAGCCCTCCGCTCCGTCCCCTTCTTACCCcggccacaggctgcagcaaggCATGGGCCAGTACCTCTCTGCCTCAGGCAACACTGGACCCTATTACAAG CCAGCTGAGCAGTTCAACGGGCAGAACACCAGCTTCAGCACCTACAGCCAGGCAGCTGTCAGCGGG GCGGGCCGGGCGCTGCCGGGCTACTCCAGCTCGCCGCTGGCTGGGAACCCCACGCCGCCCATGACGCCGGGCAGCAGCCTTCCCCCATACGCCACCTCGGGTCAGGACGTCAAGTCACCGTTCCTGCCGGACATCAAACCCAGCATCACCTCCTTGCACCCATCCCCCCCAG CAGGGCCGGCCCCGGGGGAGGAGCTGCGACTGACCTTCCCGGTGCGGGATGGGGTGGTTCTGGAGCCCTTCCGCCTGCAGCACAACCTGGCTGTCAGCAACCACGTCTTCCAGCTGCGTGACTCCGTCTACAAGACCCTGATGATGAG GCCCGACCTGGAGCTGCAGTTCAAGTGCTACCACCACGAGGACCGGCAGATGAACACCAACTGGCCGGCCTCTGTGCAGGTCAGTGTCAATGCCACGCCACTCACCATCGAGCGTGGTGACAACAAGACCTCCCACAAGCCACTCTATTTGAAGCATGTCTGCCAGCCCGGCAGGAACACCATTCAGATCACCgtcactgcctgctgctgt TCCCATCTCTTTGTCCTGCAGCTGGTGCACCGGCCCTCGGTGCgctcagtgctgcagggacTCATCAAGAAGCGCCTGCTCCCTGCTGAGCACTGCATCACCAAAA TCAAGCGCAACTTCAATAGTGGGACCATCCCAGGGACGCCGGGGCCCAACGGCGAGGATGGTGTGGAGCAGACGGCTATCAAGGTGTCCCTCAAGTGTCCCATCACCTTCCGGAGGATCCAGCTCCCAGCTAGGGGCCACGACTGCCGGCATATACAG TGCTTCGATCTTGAGTCCTACCTGCAGCTCAACTGTGAGAGGGGGACGTGGCGGTGCCCTGTCTGCAA taAGACAGCCCTGCTGGAGGGACTGGAGGTGGACCAGTACATGCTGGGCATCTTGATCTACATCCAGAA CTCGGAGCACGAGGAGATCACCATAGACCCGACCTGCAGCTGGAAACCCGTCCCAGTCAAACCTGACCTCCATGTCAAGGAGGAGCCAGAGGGGCCAGTGCTGAAGCGTTGCCGGACCCTCAGTCCCACACACATGGTGCTGCCCAACATCATGGAGATGATCGCAGCCCTGGGGCCCAGCTCGGTGCCATTCCCAGCGCTGCCACCACCCCCAGTGGCTGCTCCCTCCGACTACGGCTCTGCGG GTTCCAGCTTTCCAGCCCCTGGGGGCTTCCCCGAGCCATTCCCCACCCCTGGAGCTCCCGGGTCAACTACGCTAAGCGACTTTGCACCAGGTCCCCCCCCCATCTCCTACCAGTCTGACATCCCCGGCAGCCTCCTGGCCCCCGAGAAGCCCCCACTCCCCGCACAG CTGCCACCGCCAGGGCGGATGGAGCCATCCCACCCCTCGGTGCAGCCAGGACTGCACAACCCCCCTCCGGCACAGCCTCTGCACCACCGGAGCGCGTCCACACGGCCCCCTCTGGGTCCCTCTGGCCCAGCCCATGCTGCTGAACTCCCCTTCCCTGGCACTACAGGCGATGGGCCAGAACCCACCCTCGAT ctcctgcccgaGCTGACAAACCCCGACGAGCTCCTCTCCTACCTGGGCCCCCCTGACCTCCCTAGCAGCAGCAACGATgacctcctctccctctttgAGAGCAACTGA
- the ZMIZ2 gene encoding zinc finger MIZ domain-containing protein 2 isoform X4, whose product MTSMNPMKPTLPPAPHGDGSFAYEAVPWQPSTNQPAGSLSVVTTVWGVSNTSQSQVFGSPMGPGGSSSSTPLLPGMASTGSGMSSPPFLPQQPFAEGAPGKGYVQPGVYGRSTYSSGPGFAPSYAGSPGGPSGMGLPSHASRPAADFTQAAAAAAVAAAAATATATATATVAALQEKQSQELSQFGAMGTGQPFSSQFLPHAGPRGPSAMSPAGMAGVMAPSSVSPMSMSPVRAPGTSHLYGGQRVPQHAYPGPPLSQQLPRQSLKRAYSSEGYPAQQYLQGGQYAAAGAQYTASTPQPSAPSPSYPGHRLQQGMGQYLSASGNTGPYYKPAEQFNGQNTSFSTYSQAAVSGAGRALPGYSSSPLAGNPTPPMTPGSSLPPYATSGQDVKSPFLPDIKPSITSLHPSPPGPAPGEELRLTFPVRDGVVLEPFRLQHNLAVSNHVFQLRDSVYKTLMMRPDLELQFKCYHHEDRQMNTNWPASVQVSVNATPLTIERGDNKTSHKPLYLKHVCQPGRNTIQITVTACCCSHLFVLQLVHRPSVRSVLQGLIKKRLLPAEHCITKIKRNFNSGTIPGTPGPNGEDGVEQTAIKVSLKCPITFRRIQLPARGHDCRHIQCFDLESYLQLNCERGTWRCPVCNKTALLEGLEVDQYMLGILIYIQNSEHEEITIDPTCSWKPVPVKPDLHVKEEPEGPVLKRCRTLSPTHMVLPNIMEMIAALGPSSVPFPALPPPPVAAPSDYGSAGSSFPAPGGFPEPFPTPGAPGSTTLSDFAPGPPPISYQSDIPGSLLAPEKPPLPAQLPPPGRMEPSHPSVQPGLHNPPPAQPLHHRSASTRPPLGPSGPAHAAELPFPGTTGDGPEPTLDLLPELTNPDELLSYLGPPDLPSSSNDDLLSLFESN is encoded by the exons ATGACCTCCATGAACCCCATGAAACCCACCCTGCCTCCCGCGCCCCACGG tgatGGTTCATTTGCATACGAGGCTGTTCCTTGGCAACCAAGCACCAATCAGCCGGCGGGATCCCTCTCCGTGGTAACCACCGTCTGGGGGGTCAGCAACACCTCCCAGAGCCAG GTTTTTGGAAGCCCCATGGGACCtggagggagcagctccagcaccccGCTGCTGCCTGGTATGGCCAGCACCGGCTCAGGCATGAGCTCGCCACCGTTCCTGCCACAGCAACCCTTCGCTGAGGGGGCTCCTGGGAAGGGCTACGTGCAGCCAGGTGTCTATGGCCGCAGCACCTACTCTAGTGGGCCAGGTTTTGCCCCCAG CTACGCCGGCAGCCCTGGTGGCCCTAGTGGAATGGGGCTCCCCTCACACGCCAGCCGGCCTGCTGCTGACTTCACCCAGGCAGCTGCCGCCGCTGccgtggctgctgctgctgccacagccacgGCCACAGCCACAGCGACggtggcagcactgcaggagaagcagagccaggagctgagccAGTTTGGTGCG AtgggcacagggcagccctTCAGCAGCCAGTTCCTGCCCCATGCTGGCCCCCGTGGCCCCTCTGCCATGAGCCCTGCTGGCATGGCAGGTGTCATGGCTCCCTCCAGTGTCTCCCCTATGAGCATGAGTCCTGTGCGGGCCCCTGGCACCAGCCACCTGTATGGTGGGCAGCGGGTGCCCCAGCACGCCTACCCCGGTCCCCCCCtaagccagcagctcccccgCCAGAGCCTGAAGCGTGCGTACTCCAGCGAG GGATACCCGGCACAGCAGTACCTTCAGGGCGGGCAGTATGCTGCAGCTGGTGCCCAGTACACTGCCAGTACCCCTCAGCCCTCCGCTCCGTCCCCTTCTTACCCcggccacaggctgcagcaaggCATGGGCCAGTACCTCTCTGCCTCAGGCAACACTGGACCCTATTACAAG CCAGCTGAGCAGTTCAACGGGCAGAACACCAGCTTCAGCACCTACAGCCAGGCAGCTGTCAGCGGG GCGGGCCGGGCGCTGCCGGGCTACTCCAGCTCGCCGCTGGCTGGGAACCCCACGCCGCCCATGACGCCGGGCAGCAGCCTTCCCCCATACGCCACCTCGGGTCAGGACGTCAAGTCACCGTTCCTGCCGGACATCAAACCCAGCATCACCTCCTTGCACCCATCCCCCCCAG GGCCGGCCCCGGGGGAGGAGCTGCGACTGACCTTCCCGGTGCGGGATGGGGTGGTTCTGGAGCCCTTCCGCCTGCAGCACAACCTGGCTGTCAGCAACCACGTCTTCCAGCTGCGTGACTCCGTCTACAAGACCCTGATGATGAG GCCCGACCTGGAGCTGCAGTTCAAGTGCTACCACCACGAGGACCGGCAGATGAACACCAACTGGCCGGCCTCTGTGCAGGTCAGTGTCAATGCCACGCCACTCACCATCGAGCGTGGTGACAACAAGACCTCCCACAAGCCACTCTATTTGAAGCATGTCTGCCAGCCCGGCAGGAACACCATTCAGATCACCgtcactgcctgctgctgt TCCCATCTCTTTGTCCTGCAGCTGGTGCACCGGCCCTCGGTGCgctcagtgctgcagggacTCATCAAGAAGCGCCTGCTCCCTGCTGAGCACTGCATCACCAAAA TCAAGCGCAACTTCAATAGTGGGACCATCCCAGGGACGCCGGGGCCCAACGGCGAGGATGGTGTGGAGCAGACGGCTATCAAGGTGTCCCTCAAGTGTCCCATCACCTTCCGGAGGATCCAGCTCCCAGCTAGGGGCCACGACTGCCGGCATATACAG TGCTTCGATCTTGAGTCCTACCTGCAGCTCAACTGTGAGAGGGGGACGTGGCGGTGCCCTGTCTGCAA taAGACAGCCCTGCTGGAGGGACTGGAGGTGGACCAGTACATGCTGGGCATCTTGATCTACATCCAGAA CTCGGAGCACGAGGAGATCACCATAGACCCGACCTGCAGCTGGAAACCCGTCCCAGTCAAACCTGACCTCCATGTCAAGGAGGAGCCAGAGGGGCCAGTGCTGAAGCGTTGCCGGACCCTCAGTCCCACACACATGGTGCTGCCCAACATCATGGAGATGATCGCAGCCCTGGGGCCCAGCTCGGTGCCATTCCCAGCGCTGCCACCACCCCCAGTGGCTGCTCCCTCCGACTACGGCTCTGCGG GTTCCAGCTTTCCAGCCCCTGGGGGCTTCCCCGAGCCATTCCCCACCCCTGGAGCTCCCGGGTCAACTACGCTAAGCGACTTTGCACCAGGTCCCCCCCCCATCTCCTACCAGTCTGACATCCCCGGCAGCCTCCTGGCCCCCGAGAAGCCCCCACTCCCCGCACAG CTGCCACCGCCAGGGCGGATGGAGCCATCCCACCCCTCGGTGCAGCCAGGACTGCACAACCCCCCTCCGGCACAGCCTCTGCACCACCGGAGCGCGTCCACACGGCCCCCTCTGGGTCCCTCTGGCCCAGCCCATGCTGCTGAACTCCCCTTCCCTGGCACTACAGGCGATGGGCCAGAACCCACCCTCGAT ctcctgcccgaGCTGACAAACCCCGACGAGCTCCTCTCCTACCTGGGCCCCCCTGACCTCCCTAGCAGCAGCAACGATgacctcctctccctctttgAGAGCAACTGA
- the ZMIZ2 gene encoding zinc finger MIZ domain-containing protein 2 isoform X2: MTSMNPMKPTLPPAPHGDGSFAYEAVPWQPSTNQPAGSLSVVTTVWGVSNTSQSQVFGSPMGPGGSSSSTPLLPGMASTGSGMSSPPFLPQQPFAEGAPGKGYVQPGVYGRSTYSSGPGFAPSYAGSPGGPSGMGLPSHASRPAADFTQAAAAAAVAAAAATATATATATVAALQEKQSQELSQFGAVRAWRRVAELGSQQLPLPRHDPPLSMLQMGTGQPFSSQFLPHAGPRGPSAMSPAGMAGVMAPSSVSPMSMSPVRAPGTSHLYGGQRVPQHAYPGPPLSQQLPRQSLKRAYSSEGYPAQQYLQGGQYAAAGAQYTASTPQPSAPSPSYPGHRLQQGMGQYLSASGNTGPYYKPAEQFNGQNTSFSTYSQAAVSGAGRALPGYSSSPLAGNPTPPMTPGSSLPPYATSGQDVKSPFLPDIKPSITSLHPSPPGPAPGEELRLTFPVRDGVVLEPFRLQHNLAVSNHVFQLRDSVYKTLMMRPDLELQFKCYHHEDRQMNTNWPASVQVSVNATPLTIERGDNKTSHKPLYLKHVCQPGRNTIQITVTACCCSHLFVLQLVHRPSVRSVLQGLIKKRLLPAEHCITKIKRNFNSGTIPGTPGPNGEDGVEQTAIKVSLKCPITFRRIQLPARGHDCRHIQCFDLESYLQLNCERGTWRCPVCNKTALLEGLEVDQYMLGILIYIQNSEHEEITIDPTCSWKPVPVKPDLHVKEEPEGPVLKRCRTLSPTHMVLPNIMEMIAALGPSSVPFPALPPPPVAAPSDYGSAGSSFPAPGGFPEPFPTPGAPGSTTLSDFAPGPPPISYQSDIPGSLLAPEKPPLPAQLPPPGRMEPSHPSVQPGLHNPPPAQPLHHRSASTRPPLGPSGPAHAAELPFPGTTGDGPEPTLDLLPELTNPDELLSYLGPPDLPSSSNDDLLSLFESN, from the exons ATGACCTCCATGAACCCCATGAAACCCACCCTGCCTCCCGCGCCCCACGG tgatGGTTCATTTGCATACGAGGCTGTTCCTTGGCAACCAAGCACCAATCAGCCGGCGGGATCCCTCTCCGTGGTAACCACCGTCTGGGGGGTCAGCAACACCTCCCAGAGCCAG GTTTTTGGAAGCCCCATGGGACCtggagggagcagctccagcaccccGCTGCTGCCTGGTATGGCCAGCACCGGCTCAGGCATGAGCTCGCCACCGTTCCTGCCACAGCAACCCTTCGCTGAGGGGGCTCCTGGGAAGGGCTACGTGCAGCCAGGTGTCTATGGCCGCAGCACCTACTCTAGTGGGCCAGGTTTTGCCCCCAG CTACGCCGGCAGCCCTGGTGGCCCTAGTGGAATGGGGCTCCCCTCACACGCCAGCCGGCCTGCTGCTGACTTCACCCAGGCAGCTGCCGCCGCTGccgtggctgctgctgctgccacagccacgGCCACAGCCACAGCGACggtggcagcactgcaggagaagcagagccaggagctgagccAGTTTGGTGCGGTAAGAGCCTGGCGAcgggtggcagagctgggaagccagcagctgcccctgccccgccATGACCCCCCTCTTTCCATGCTGCAGAtgggcacagggcagccctTCAGCAGCCAGTTCCTGCCCCATGCTGGCCCCCGTGGCCCCTCTGCCATGAGCCCTGCTGGCATGGCAGGTGTCATGGCTCCCTCCAGTGTCTCCCCTATGAGCATGAGTCCTGTGCGGGCCCCTGGCACCAGCCACCTGTATGGTGGGCAGCGGGTGCCCCAGCACGCCTACCCCGGTCCCCCCCtaagccagcagctcccccgCCAGAGCCTGAAGCGTGCGTACTCCAGCGAG GGATACCCGGCACAGCAGTACCTTCAGGGCGGGCAGTATGCTGCAGCTGGTGCCCAGTACACTGCCAGTACCCCTCAGCCCTCCGCTCCGTCCCCTTCTTACCCcggccacaggctgcagcaaggCATGGGCCAGTACCTCTCTGCCTCAGGCAACACTGGACCCTATTACAAG CCAGCTGAGCAGTTCAACGGGCAGAACACCAGCTTCAGCACCTACAGCCAGGCAGCTGTCAGCGGG GCGGGCCGGGCGCTGCCGGGCTACTCCAGCTCGCCGCTGGCTGGGAACCCCACGCCGCCCATGACGCCGGGCAGCAGCCTTCCCCCATACGCCACCTCGGGTCAGGACGTCAAGTCACCGTTCCTGCCGGACATCAAACCCAGCATCACCTCCTTGCACCCATCCCCCCCAG GGCCGGCCCCGGGGGAGGAGCTGCGACTGACCTTCCCGGTGCGGGATGGGGTGGTTCTGGAGCCCTTCCGCCTGCAGCACAACCTGGCTGTCAGCAACCACGTCTTCCAGCTGCGTGACTCCGTCTACAAGACCCTGATGATGAG GCCCGACCTGGAGCTGCAGTTCAAGTGCTACCACCACGAGGACCGGCAGATGAACACCAACTGGCCGGCCTCTGTGCAGGTCAGTGTCAATGCCACGCCACTCACCATCGAGCGTGGTGACAACAAGACCTCCCACAAGCCACTCTATTTGAAGCATGTCTGCCAGCCCGGCAGGAACACCATTCAGATCACCgtcactgcctgctgctgt TCCCATCTCTTTGTCCTGCAGCTGGTGCACCGGCCCTCGGTGCgctcagtgctgcagggacTCATCAAGAAGCGCCTGCTCCCTGCTGAGCACTGCATCACCAAAA TCAAGCGCAACTTCAATAGTGGGACCATCCCAGGGACGCCGGGGCCCAACGGCGAGGATGGTGTGGAGCAGACGGCTATCAAGGTGTCCCTCAAGTGTCCCATCACCTTCCGGAGGATCCAGCTCCCAGCTAGGGGCCACGACTGCCGGCATATACAG TGCTTCGATCTTGAGTCCTACCTGCAGCTCAACTGTGAGAGGGGGACGTGGCGGTGCCCTGTCTGCAA taAGACAGCCCTGCTGGAGGGACTGGAGGTGGACCAGTACATGCTGGGCATCTTGATCTACATCCAGAA CTCGGAGCACGAGGAGATCACCATAGACCCGACCTGCAGCTGGAAACCCGTCCCAGTCAAACCTGACCTCCATGTCAAGGAGGAGCCAGAGGGGCCAGTGCTGAAGCGTTGCCGGACCCTCAGTCCCACACACATGGTGCTGCCCAACATCATGGAGATGATCGCAGCCCTGGGGCCCAGCTCGGTGCCATTCCCAGCGCTGCCACCACCCCCAGTGGCTGCTCCCTCCGACTACGGCTCTGCGG GTTCCAGCTTTCCAGCCCCTGGGGGCTTCCCCGAGCCATTCCCCACCCCTGGAGCTCCCGGGTCAACTACGCTAAGCGACTTTGCACCAGGTCCCCCCCCCATCTCCTACCAGTCTGACATCCCCGGCAGCCTCCTGGCCCCCGAGAAGCCCCCACTCCCCGCACAG CTGCCACCGCCAGGGCGGATGGAGCCATCCCACCCCTCGGTGCAGCCAGGACTGCACAACCCCCCTCCGGCACAGCCTCTGCACCACCGGAGCGCGTCCACACGGCCCCCTCTGGGTCCCTCTGGCCCAGCCCATGCTGCTGAACTCCCCTTCCCTGGCACTACAGGCGATGGGCCAGAACCCACCCTCGAT ctcctgcccgaGCTGACAAACCCCGACGAGCTCCTCTCCTACCTGGGCCCCCCTGACCTCCCTAGCAGCAGCAACGATgacctcctctccctctttgAGAGCAACTGA